The Wansuia hejianensis genomic interval CTCACTATCACTGACTGCGAGATGGATTTAACATCCAGCGGCGTTACTTTGAACTGTTACGACGGGATGAATATTTCCGGAAGCAAGATAAAAGCAGTGTCGGGCATTAACGCCTTCCATGCGAATAATGAAAATCTGGTTATCGCAGATACTGAGCTGGATGTCACAGCTCCGAACGCAGCGCTCAGCAGCCGGTTCGGAGGGGTTTATCTGACTGCCTGTACCGGTACGATTTCCACAGACTGTCCCAGTGGGGTGATTGGTACTCCGGCCAGAGCTTGTATCCGTGGTCTCAATCTGGATAAAAAGTATGTAACGGAACTGAAAGACTGTAATCTGACGCTGATATCCAATGCCGGTTATCAGGCGGAAGGCACTTTGAGCTGCGGCATCAGCGCAGACAGTGATATTGTGATCGACGGAGGCAGTGTTTCTTTTTCCGGTACGTCCTATGGAGCTAATTCCTTTACGTCTTATCCGGATCAGTATACGGGAAATATCATTGTCCAAAACGGGGCAGTGCTCAGCGGGGAAGAGGTGGGAACCGCGATTTTGCGTGCTTCAGGTGCCGGTACGGTGACCTGCGGGGAAGGTACTTCTGTAAATGGAAAGATTTTACACAGTTCGGATCAAATGGTTGTGCTGAGCGGTATCTATACGGTAGCTGCGGATGAGGCGCTGTCAGAAGGGCAGACCCTGACGATTCCGGCCGGTTCAGAGGTCATGATTTCGGAAAATGTGACGCTGGATCTGTCGAAAGCTGCTGCAGTGATTCTGAACGGTAAATTAATCAATCACGGAACGGTGTTGCTGAATGGGGCAGTTTCTGTGAATGCCGGTGTACTTGAGAACCTGGGGACGGTGAAGGAGACGGAAGGAACGGCTCTCAAAAATGACGGTGAAATCAGCAGCAGATGTAATTCGCTGTTTGAGGTGACCGGAAATGCGATTAACGCGATCCATGACTGGGACGAGGGAGTAATAACAACGGCACCTACGGTCACGTCAGGGGGTGTGAAGACTTTTACCTGCAGGAATGACAGCAGCCATACAAGGACAGAAGAGATCGCTATGCTGGAACGGGCAGATTACAGCAAGGTGGATGAAGCGGTAAAGAAGGCTGAAGCCCTGAATAAGAATGATTATAAAGATTTTTCAGCGGTTGATGCTGCTGTCAGTGGCGTAATCCGGGATATGGATGTTTCCAGGCAGTCAGAGGTTGACGCCATGGCGGCGGCAATAGAGAATGCTATCAAAGGCCTTGAAAAGAAAGCGGTCATTACCCCGGGAGGGTCGGAGAGTACAGTTACTCCGACGAAGGCAGCGGGTGCCGGCGGAACTAAGACAGCCAGCGCGGTTAACGCGAAAACAGGTGATGAGAATCATATGGATTTTTGGATTGTATTAGCCGTGGCAGGCTGCGGTGTATTGATTACTCTGTCAACCGTGGTTATCAAGCGGAAAAAGCATAATTAAGTAAATTAATTGACGGAGGCTGTGCCCTTTTGGGAGAAAATAGCCTCCGTTCTTTATATTGGGAGGTTTTACAATGAGAGTATCCGAATGTTCAATCATATATGAAAATCCGCTTCCCCAACTGAAGGCCAGGAAAGCGTATTTCCCCAATCTGTGCCTTCTGGATGGCGGCGAACTGGCGGCGGCCTTTGCAATCGGCCAGGCGATGGAGAGCGTAGACCAGACCAGTTATCTGGCCAGATCCAATGACGGGGGGAGAACGTGGTCTGAACCGATCCGGATGTTTTCGGGACAGGTTTCTGCGGAGCGTGAGAGAGTGCCGGTGAGCGATGTGGCTAAAATTACCAGAGTTGGAGACGGGCGTCTGATCGTTCTGGGATACCGGTTCCGGAGGGAGGACCCGGACTGCCCCCTGGGCAACCCGGAGACAGGCGGCCTGCTGGAGGACGAGGTGTTCTGGGCGGAAAGCCGGGACAGCGGCGTTAGCTGGTCGGAGCCGTCGGTGATTCCCACTGCCTGGAACGGGCATACGGAGGCATCGGCTCCTGTTACGGTGCTAAAAGATGGGGATTGGGTAACTCCCATCACCGGATTTCCCGGCTGGGACGGAAGGCTGGCCGGAGTGAACTGTGGCAGGCTTCTCCGCAGCAGCGACCAGGGGAAGAGCTGGCAGGACGAGACTGTCTGCATGGATTTTCCGGGTCATACGGTACTGTGCTATGAGCAGCGTTTGTGCCAGCTGGAGGCGAGCGGGGATCTGGTAGTGATCGCCTGGAATGAAGATACGGCGGTCGGCCGCCGCATGACGAACCATTATACGGTATCACATGACAACGGAAAGACATTTTCAGAGCCCAGAGACACGGGAATTATGGGACAGGCGTCCAGTGTGTGCGCCCTGGGCGGCAACGAGCTTCTGTCCCTGCACGCCTGCAGAAGAGATACAGAGCGTCCTGGAATCTACGGATGCCGGGTATTGCTGGAACACGGGGAATGGAAAAC includes:
- a CDS encoding sialidase family protein; amino-acid sequence: MRVSECSIIYENPLPQLKARKAYFPNLCLLDGGELAAAFAIGQAMESVDQTSYLARSNDGGRTWSEPIRMFSGQVSAERERVPVSDVAKITRVGDGRLIVLGYRFRREDPDCPLGNPETGGLLEDEVFWAESRDSGVSWSEPSVIPTAWNGHTEASAPVTVLKDGDWVTPITGFPGWDGRLAGVNCGRLLRSSDQGKSWQDETVCMDFPGHTVLCYEQRLCQLEASGDLVVIAWNEDTAVGRRMTNHYTVSHDNGKTFSEPRDTGIMGQASSVCALGGNELLSLHACRRDTERPGIYGCRVLLEHGEWKTEEKKLLWEPGVPVVKNDKFADVFAYLKFGQPSAVRLSEKELLMTHWFEENGEAKIAATRIEL